A single Helicobacteraceae bacterium DNA region contains:
- the surE gene encoding 5'/3'-nucleotidase SurE: MKEILITNDDGYEADGLKALIEALRPLGRLTIVAPATEKSSCGHSLTLTRPLKFIGVSDDFYKLDDGTPSDCVYLALHSLFADRAPDLVVSGINRGANLGEDMTYSGTVAGAMEATLKGINAIAISQFMTRDDNGGYSYDYDLAAKTAREIVQKIFEGGFPLPPRQLLNINIPHVRPNRCKGWKITVASRRVYTNDASRRVNPRGEEYFWLGSLPFDFIPTENGDYEALIDGYVSITPVMCDLTARASIQTLRARINGSL, from the coding sequence GTGAAAGAGATTTTAATCACCAACGACGACGGCTACGAGGCGGACGGTTTGAAGGCGCTAATAGAGGCGCTTAGACCCTTAGGTCGCCTAACGATCGTCGCGCCCGCGACGGAAAAATCCTCGTGCGGACACAGCCTGACGCTTACGCGACCGCTAAAGTTTATCGGCGTTAGCGACGATTTTTACAAGCTCGACGACGGAACGCCCTCCGATTGCGTCTATCTCGCTCTCCACTCGCTCTTTGCCGATAGGGCGCCCGATCTGGTCGTAAGCGGGATCAATCGCGGCGCGAACCTAGGCGAGGATATGACCTACTCCGGCACGGTCGCGGGCGCGATGGAGGCGACCTTAAAGGGGATAAACGCGATTGCGATCAGTCAGTTTATGACGAGAGACGACAACGGCGGCTATAGCTACGACTACGATCTAGCCGCGAAAACAGCCCGCGAGATCGTCCAAAAGATTTTCGAGGGCGGCTTTCCGCTCCCGCCGCGCCAACTGCTAAACATAAATATCCCCCATGTTCGCCCCAATCGGTGTAAAGGTTGGAAAATAACCGTCGCGAGCCGTCGAGTTTATACCAACGACGCTTCTAGACGCGTAAATCCGCGCGGAGAGGAGTATTTTTGGCTCGGATCGCTACCCTTTGATTTTATTCCTACGGAAAACGGCGATTACGAAGCGCTAATAGACGGATATGTTTCAATAACGCCCGTTATGTGCGATCTCACCGCGCGCGCCTCAATCCAAACGCTTCGCGCCAGAATAAACGGAAGTTTGTAG
- the metG gene encoding methionine--tRNA ligase: protein MSDPFYVTSPIYYVNDVPHIGHAYSTIICDVLARNARLKGREVYFLTGTDEHGQKIEQAAKAKNETPKAYADKISAEFKALWDYFDVTYDRFIRTTDRDHELGVQKAFEIMLKNGDIYKGEFEGRYCVSCETFWSDSQLLEGGACPDCGRPTELLKEENYFFRMSAYQDRLLQWYESDENLILPRSRRNEVIRFVQSGLEDLSITRTTFEWGIKLPKSVADPKHVIYVWLDALMNYVTALGWGTDEKNLRFWSNAAHVIGKDILRFHAIYWPAFLISLNLPLPKRIAAHGWWTRDGAKMSKSKGNVVVPREVADAYGLERFKYFMLREVPFGQDGDFAQKALIDRINSDLANDLGNLLNRLLGMAEKYFSLNVTTVNTPHFDEKKEEIDILIASLDTLFESMQFHRYLEELWKVFSIGNKAINDFKPWEKMKTGDDSQVAELLVFVANLLAKGAALLAPIMPKSADQIAKALGVTIDAAIRKSLIEQGEWIASFALERQAPLFARIESALLAEAPSVGSETPDASFDRVTIDEFRKIEIKVGVIAEAKRVEKSDKLLLLQVDLGEGKPRQIVAGIGEFYAPEAIIGTQVCVVTNLKPVKLMGYESDGMVLAAKDKDGLRLARVESAVTNGTPIK from the coding sequence ATGAGCGATCCATTTTATGTAACTAGTCCTATTTACTATGTAAACGACGTTCCGCACATCGGACACGCCTACTCTACGATTATCTGCGACGTTTTAGCGCGAAACGCCAGACTAAAGGGGCGCGAGGTCTATTTTCTAACTGGAACGGACGAACACGGGCAAAAGATCGAGCAGGCGGCGAAGGCGAAAAACGAAACTCCAAAGGCTTACGCCGACAAGATCAGCGCGGAGTTTAAGGCGCTATGGGATTATTTTGACGTTACCTACGATCGCTTTATCCGCACCACAGATCGCGATCACGAGCTTGGGGTGCAAAAAGCCTTTGAGATTATGCTTAAAAACGGAGATATATACAAAGGCGAGTTTGAGGGGCGCTATTGCGTTTCATGCGAGACTTTTTGGAGCGATTCTCAACTTTTAGAAGGCGGCGCTTGCCCCGATTGCGGCAGACCGACGGAGCTGTTAAAAGAGGAGAACTATTTTTTTAGAATGAGCGCCTATCAAGATCGGTTGCTTCAATGGTATGAAAGCGACGAAAATCTTATTCTGCCACGATCGAGGCGCAACGAGGTGATCCGTTTTGTGCAGAGCGGGCTAGAGGACCTTTCGATTACGCGCACGACCTTTGAGTGGGGAATCAAGCTGCCAAAAAGCGTCGCCGATCCGAAGCACGTAATATACGTTTGGCTCGACGCGCTGATGAACTACGTTACCGCGCTGGGCTGGGGAACGGACGAAAAGAACCTTCGTTTCTGGTCTAACGCCGCGCACGTTATCGGTAAGGATATTTTGCGCTTTCATGCGATCTATTGGCCTGCGTTTCTGATCAGTCTCAACCTGCCGCTTCCAAAGCGAATCGCCGCGCATGGCTGGTGGACGCGCGACGGCGCGAAGATGAGCAAATCCAAAGGCAACGTAGTCGTTCCGCGCGAAGTGGCGGACGCTTACGGGCTGGAGCGGTTTAAATACTTTATGCTTCGCGAAGTGCCGTTCGGACAGGACGGCGACTTTGCGCAAAAAGCGCTGATCGATCGCATAAACTCCGATTTGGCAAACGATCTAGGCAATCTGCTTAACCGTCTGCTCGGCATGGCGGAAAAATACTTCTCCCTTAACGTTACAACGGTTAATACGCCGCATTTTGACGAGAAAAAAGAGGAGATCGACATTCTGATCGCCTCGCTAGATACGTTGTTCGAGTCAATGCAGTTTCACCGCTATTTGGAAGAGCTATGGAAAGTTTTTTCAATCGGCAACAAAGCGATCAATGATTTCAAGCCGTGGGAAAAGATGAAAACGGGCGACGATAGTCAGGTCGCCGAACTGCTAGTTTTTGTCGCCAATCTGCTGGCGAAAGGCGCCGCGCTCTTAGCGCCGATTATGCCAAAGAGCGCCGATCAGATTGCAAAAGCGCTAGGCGTTACCATCGACGCGGCGATAAGAAAATCGTTAATCGAGCAAGGCGAGTGGATCGCCTCGTTCGCGCTAGAGAGACAGGCGCCGCTTTTCGCGCGGATCGAATCCGCGCTCTTAGCCGAAGCGCCAAGCGTCGGAAGCGAAACGCCGGACGCGAGTTTTGATCGCGTTACGATCGACGAGTTTCGCAAAATCGAGATAAAAGTCGGCGTGATCGCGGAGGCGAAAAGAGTCGAAAAGAGCGATAAGCTCCTACTGCTGCAAGTCGATTTGGGCGAGGGCAAACCGCGTCAAATCGTCGCCGGCATCGGCGAGTTTTATGCGCCGGAAGCGATTATTGGAACGCAAGTTTGCGTTGTAACCAATCTAAAACCCGTTAAGTTGATGGGCTACGAAAGCGACGGAATGGTCTTGGCGGCAAAGGACAAAGACGGTCTGCGTCTAGCGCGCGTTGAATCCGCCGTAACGAACGGAACGCCTATCAAATGA
- a CDS encoding succinylglutamate desuccinylase/aspartoacylase family protein, which yields MRIVPLLLTLAIAAFGDVTIEKIWSDDELKAHESGEFLRFSLYKLEGNVTGNTLLVVGGVHGDEPGGYFAPSVLASRYKINKGAVWVVPNLNAESIARSRRGLYGDMNRKFEKIAEKDRDFDMVREIKKIILEPSVDLVLNLHDGHGFYRERWESAIFNPRAWGQTLVIDQKTLADAKFGAMDEIAKRVTDNMSASLKEEHHFFRVKNTETRYKDEQMQKSLTYFAVTNLKPAFGQETSKNIDALALKVEYHLRSIEEFMKVMGIEYERDFELSAKGVQAVLDNSGSLKINDKISLELTELRTVLRFMPLRGGKKDRFVFDHPLGAMKQIDGRYDVFIGNKRISSFYPQFFNDNCQLDKATIAIDGASAVTAIGDTFEVKNSFNIAPIEGVRVNVIGFSAKNARNESGIVIERKNMIGRFSEDVRERIYRVEFYRGDNFCGTINAKFAK from the coding sequence TTGCGTATTGTTCCTCTCTTGCTAACGCTTGCGATCGCGGCGTTTGGCGACGTTACGATTGAGAAAATCTGGTCGGACGACGAATTAAAAGCGCACGAATCGGGCGAGTTTTTGCGCTTTAGCCTCTATAAATTAGAGGGCAACGTTACGGGCAACACGCTTTTAGTCGTCGGCGGCGTGCATGGCGACGAGCCGGGCGGCTATTTCGCGCCGTCGGTTTTAGCCTCGCGTTATAAGATCAATAAAGGCGCGGTTTGGGTCGTTCCGAACCTGAACGCGGAGAGCATAGCCCGTTCAAGGCGCGGGCTATACGGCGATATGAATCGCAAATTTGAGAAAATCGCCGAAAAAGATCGCGATTTTGATATGGTGCGCGAAATCAAAAAGATCATTCTCGAACCAAGCGTCGATCTCGTATTAAATCTCCACGACGGACACGGATTTTACCGCGAGCGGTGGGAAAGCGCCATATTTAACCCCAGAGCTTGGGGGCAAACGCTCGTAATAGATCAAAAAACGCTCGCCGACGCGAAATTCGGCGCTATGGACGAGATCGCAAAGCGCGTTACGGACAATATGAGCGCGTCGCTAAAAGAGGAGCATCACTTTTTTCGCGTCAAGAATACGGAAACGCGCTATAAAGACGAGCAGATGCAAAAATCGCTCACCTATTTCGCGGTTACTAACTTAAAACCCGCGTTTGGGCAGGAGACGAGCAAAAATATCGACGCGCTGGCTTTGAAAGTCGAGTATCACTTACGCTCGATAGAAGAGTTTATGAAGGTGATGGGTATTGAATACGAGCGCGATTTTGAACTCTCTGCGAAAGGCGTTCAGGCGGTTTTGGACAATAGCGGCTCTCTCAAAATCAACGATAAAATATCGCTTGAACTGACCGAGCTAAGAACCGTTTTGCGTTTTATGCCGTTGCGCGGCGGCAAAAAAGATCGTTTTGTTTTCGATCACCCGCTCGGCGCGATGAAACAGATAGACGGGCGCTACGACGTTTTCATAGGCAATAAGCGCATAAGCTCTTTTTATCCTCAATTTTTCAACGATAATTGCCAACTGGATAAAGCGACGATCGCGATCGACGGCGCGAGCGCCGTAACGGCGATCGGCGATACGTTCGAGGTCAAAAACAGCTTTAATATCGCGCCGATCGAAGGCGTTCGCGTAAACGTGATAGGTTTTAGCGCCAAAAACGCGCGAAACGAAAGCGGAATCGTAATCGAGAGAAAAAATATGATCGGACGTTTTAGCGAAGACGTTAGGGAGCGAATCTACCGCGTGGAGTTTTATCGCGGCGACAATTTTTGCGGGACGATTAACGCCAAATTCGCTAAGTAG